The Thermus brockianus genome window below encodes:
- a CDS encoding cytochrome b — translation MYKWLDERLDLTGLYQKVLRKAFPVHHSFFLGEITLFAFVVLVLTGIFLTLNFEPSIREVKLPDGRTVPAAYASVLYIDSLPFGAVIRSLHHWSAHVMIAAAFLHMLRILLTGAYKKPRELNYLVGLALLGLAVVTAFTGYALPYDNYAVTATRIGYGIANSVPWIGGTLAQVMFGGEFPGSPHSIPRLFSLHVLWLPLLLMALIGGHLAIMVKQKHTQPRYAEKVAPGKILGVPMYPQQMVMMVILFALYVGIMTIIAGAFLAHPIEAFGPPTPNTPAVKPDWYFLWIYGILQLIPSSWEFHVFGATIGPEFIGGAVVPGILALIGLLLPFVDTRKDKMRYLELPSEHPVRTSVILALLVFFLMSTLAGYKIDFQQKGYLLGNNAVLWTLVLGGPLLTFFLSYTLMRIFYGKREEEKAL, via the coding sequence ATGTACAAGTGGTTGGACGAACGCCTAGACCTCACGGGGCTTTACCAGAAGGTGTTGCGCAAGGCCTTCCCGGTGCACCATTCCTTCTTCCTGGGGGAGATCACCCTCTTTGCCTTCGTGGTCCTGGTGCTCACCGGCATCTTCCTCACCCTGAACTTTGAGCCCTCCATCCGCGAGGTAAAGCTCCCTGACGGGCGCACGGTGCCCGCCGCCTATGCCAGCGTCCTGTACATTGACAGCCTCCCCTTCGGCGCCGTGATCCGCAGCCTCCACCACTGGTCGGCCCACGTGATGATTGCCGCCGCCTTCTTGCACATGCTCCGCATCCTCCTCACGGGGGCCTACAAGAAGCCTAGGGAGCTCAACTACCTGGTGGGGCTTGCCCTGTTGGGCCTGGCCGTGGTTACTGCCTTCACGGGCTACGCCCTCCCCTACGATAACTACGCCGTGACCGCCACCCGCATCGGCTACGGCATCGCCAACTCCGTCCCCTGGATTGGGGGCACCCTGGCCCAGGTGATGTTTGGCGGGGAGTTCCCGGGCTCCCCCCACTCCATCCCCCGGCTTTTCAGCCTCCACGTCCTCTGGCTCCCCCTCCTGCTCATGGCCCTCATCGGAGGCCACCTGGCCATCATGGTGAAGCAGAAGCACACCCAGCCCCGCTACGCCGAGAAGGTGGCCCCGGGAAAGATCCTGGGCGTGCCCATGTACCCCCAGCAGATGGTCATGATGGTCATTCTCTTCGCCCTTTACGTGGGCATCATGACCATCATCGCCGGGGCGTTCCTCGCCCACCCCATAGAGGCCTTCGGACCGCCCACCCCCAACACGCCAGCAGTGAAGCCCGACTGGTACTTCCTCTGGATCTACGGCATTCTGCAGCTTATCCCCTCTAGCTGGGAGTTTCACGTCTTCGGAGCCACCATCGGGCCTGAGTTCATCGGCGGGGCGGTGGTGCCGGGCATTTTAGCCCTCATCGGTCTCCTTTTGCCCTTCGTGGACACCCGCAAGGACAAGATGCGCTACCTGGAGCTTCCCTCCGAGCACCCGGTGCGCACCAGCGTCATCCTGGCCCTCTTGGTCTTCTTCCTCATGAGCACCCTGGCGGGCTACAAGATTGACTTCCAGCAAAAGGGCTACCTGTTGGGCAACAACGCCGTCCTTTGGACCCTGGTCCTTGGTGGCCCCTTGCTCACCTTCTTCCTCTCCTACACCCTGATGCGCATCTTTTACGGGAAGCGGGAGGAGGAAAAAGCCCTTTAA
- a CDS encoding CBS domain-containing protein, giving the protein MTVRQVLLRKGSEVYAIHPEATVLEALRKLAEHDIGALLVMEGERLLGIFSERDYARKLVLLGRFSRDTRVGEVMTQDPITIPPEADLPQAMRLMTEHRVRHLPVVEGGKVVGVVSIGDVVKAIISEQEVLIGELSRYVMENR; this is encoded by the coding sequence ATGACGGTACGCCAGGTGTTGCTCCGTAAGGGGAGCGAGGTTTACGCCATCCACCCCGAGGCCACGGTGCTGGAGGCCCTAAGGAAACTTGCTGAGCACGATATCGGTGCCCTTCTGGTCATGGAGGGCGAGCGGCTTCTGGGCATCTTCTCCGAGCGGGACTACGCCCGCAAGCTGGTCCTCCTGGGCCGGTTTTCCCGGGATACCCGGGTGGGGGAGGTGATGACCCAGGACCCCATCACCATCCCCCCCGAGGCGGACCTGCCCCAGGCCATGCGCCTCATGACCGAGCACCGGGTGCGCCACTTGCCCGTGGTGGAGGGGGGCAAGGTGGTGGGGGTGGTTTCCATCGGGGACGTGGTCAAGGCCATCATCAGCGAGCAGGAGGTGCTCATTGGGGAGCTCTCCCGCTACGTGATGGAAAACCGCTAG
- a CDS encoding glycoside hydrolase family 31 protein, which translates to MNALLNWDIPFDRMERLDLSGMEVQAVEKEGVRAWRLLFTQRPRDRAKAGPAVQGARPLPMEATEGLYRAEGLPPLALGEGRVRFGGLTLSLWGLPHLEALPLLRLLSDGVPYPLLALRFPLGAAHYYGLGERTGGLARRGGRFWNFTMDQPPRPGRDPLYLASPLLVRLEGDEALGLLLDESHPSLFDLGHAHPAEGRVAVASPHLDFYVLAGSLLEVVRGLTLLTGRPAMPPLWALGYHQCRYSYADSQAVREVVEAFKAHDLPLEAVWLDIHHMEGYKVFTLSPHRFPDFRALSEELAGEGVRLVPIVDPGVKVEEGYRVFEEGKRRGVFLLDDRDELLVGGVWPRRAVWPDFSREGPRAFWAEEVRRFAEENGFAGIWNDMNEPAVLELGGAESPDKALPLTARQGEKSHLEARNLYALGMAEATYQGLAALGRRPFILTRSGFPGIQRYAFVWTGDNESRHEDMALSVPMLLSLGLSGVPFAGADVGGFGQDATPELLLRWTWLGALYPFFRNHSALGTRRQEPYAFGEPWTSRMREALRFRYRLLPYLYSLAREAHEEGLPLWRPLFAYWPGEMAAFREDEFLLGEGLLAAPLLHQGEGVREVYLPPGTWWDFWAGCRVAGPALEQALGPLPLYLKEGAAIPLTEPTYPTRTARWPRLGFRVALGPAIRGRVYEDEGEGFAPGAWSELKGAFDGKRLVLAFEDRSGHPREGVWAEVLGVAPPVKGQGVLYREGRLLLDLGPGEAFAEWA; encoded by the coding sequence TTGAACGCGCTTTTGAATTGGGACATCCCCTTTGACCGGATGGAGCGCCTGGACCTTTCGGGCATGGAGGTCCAGGCGGTGGAGAAGGAAGGGGTGCGGGCCTGGCGGCTCCTTTTCACCCAGCGCCCGCGCGACCGGGCCAAGGCGGGGCCGGCGGTCCAGGGGGCAAGGCCGTTGCCCATGGAGGCCACCGAGGGGCTCTACCGGGCCGAGGGGCTTCCGCCCTTGGCGCTGGGTGAGGGGAGGGTGCGCTTCGGGGGCCTAACGCTTTCCCTCTGGGGCCTTCCCCACCTCGAGGCCCTCCCCCTCTTGCGGCTCCTCTCCGATGGGGTGCCGTACCCGCTTTTGGCCCTCCGTTTTCCCCTAGGGGCCGCCCATTACTACGGCTTGGGCGAACGGACCGGGGGGCTTGCGCGGCGTGGGGGGCGGTTTTGGAACTTCACCATGGACCAGCCGCCCCGCCCCGGCCGTGACCCCCTCTACCTGGCGAGCCCCCTCTTGGTGCGGCTGGAAGGGGACGAGGCCCTAGGCCTTTTGCTGGACGAGAGCCACCCGAGCCTTTTTGACCTGGGCCACGCCCACCCCGCCGAGGGGCGGGTGGCGGTGGCTTCGCCCCATCTGGATTTCTATGTGCTTGCGGGAAGCCTCTTGGAGGTGGTGCGGGGCCTGACCCTCCTCACCGGCCGGCCCGCCATGCCCCCCTTGTGGGCCTTGGGCTACCACCAGTGCCGCTATAGCTACGCCGACAGCCAGGCGGTGCGGGAGGTGGTGGAGGCGTTCAAGGCCCACGACCTGCCCCTGGAAGCGGTCTGGCTGGATATCCACCACATGGAGGGCTACAAGGTCTTCACCCTAAGCCCCCACCGCTTCCCCGATTTCCGGGCCCTCTCGGAGGAGCTGGCGGGGGAGGGTGTGCGCCTGGTGCCCATCGTGGACCCGGGGGTGAAGGTGGAGGAGGGCTACCGGGTCTTTGAGGAGGGGAAGCGGCGGGGGGTTTTCCTCCTGGACGACCGGGACGAGCTTCTGGTGGGCGGGGTATGGCCGAGGCGGGCGGTCTGGCCCGATTTTAGCCGGGAAGGCCCCCGGGCCTTCTGGGCCGAGGAGGTGCGCCGCTTTGCCGAAGAGAACGGCTTCGCCGGCATCTGGAACGACATGAACGAGCCGGCGGTGCTGGAGCTTGGGGGCGCCGAGTCCCCCGACAAGGCCCTCCCCCTCACCGCCCGGCAAGGGGAGAAGAGCCACCTCGAGGCCCGCAACCTCTACGCCCTGGGCATGGCCGAGGCCACCTACCAAGGGCTTGCCGCCTTGGGGCGCCGGCCCTTTATCCTCACCCGAAGCGGCTTCCCCGGCATCCAGCGCTACGCCTTCGTCTGGACGGGGGATAACGAAAGCCGCCACGAGGATATGGCCCTCTCGGTCCCCATGCTCCTCTCCCTGGGGCTTTCCGGGGTACCCTTTGCCGGGGCGGACGTGGGCGGCTTTGGCCAGGACGCTACGCCCGAACTCCTCCTGCGCTGGACCTGGCTCGGGGCGCTTTACCCCTTTTTTCGCAACCACAGCGCCCTGGGCACCCGCCGCCAGGAGCCCTACGCCTTCGGCGAGCCCTGGACCTCCCGGATGCGGGAGGCCCTGCGCTTCCGCTACCGGCTCCTCCCTTACCTTTACTCCCTGGCCCGGGAGGCCCACGAGGAGGGCCTGCCGCTTTGGCGCCCCCTTTTCGCCTACTGGCCGGGGGAGATGGCCGCCTTCCGCGAGGACGAGTTCCTTTTGGGCGAAGGCCTCCTCGCCGCTCCCCTCCTGCACCAGGGGGAGGGGGTGCGGGAGGTGTACCTGCCCCCGGGCACCTGGTGGGACTTTTGGGCAGGGTGCCGGGTGGCGGGGCCTGCCCTGGAACAGGCTTTGGGTCCCTTACCCCTTTACCTGAAGGAGGGGGCGGCCATCCCCCTCACCGAGCCCACCTACCCCACCCGCACCGCCCGCTGGCCCCGCCTCGGCTTCCGGGTGGCCTTGGGGCCGGCGATCCGGGGGCGGGTTTACGAGGACGAGGGCGAGGGTTTCGCCCCCGGGGCCTGGAGCGAGCTGAAGGGGGCGTTTGACGGGAAGCGGCTGGTCTTGGCCTTTGAGGACCGCTCGGGCCATCCCCGGGAGGGCGTCTGGGCCGAGGTGCTAGGGGTGGCCCCGCCCGTGAAGGGCCAGGGGGTTCTTTACCGGGAAGGCCGGCTCCTTTTGGACCTGGGCCCGGGGGAAGCTTTCGCCGAGTGGGCCTAG
- a CDS encoding universal stress protein produces MRILLATDGSPQARGAEVLAEWLGYKLGAKLVILFVRDVRLVRVPELLDFGALTIPVPAYREELEKALTAKGEALLARLAQSAQEAGIPVETLMETGLPHEAILRHARTADLLVLGRSGEAHGGSFAGLGSTVDRVLRVSPTPVLVAPVDYVELTGALLGYNASESAVRALHTLAHLAKPLGLAVRVVSVHDDPVQASAWALEAETYLKDQGIPAEALAFSGDPAEHLLSLQGPEDLLALGAPVRRLVLGSTAEYVVRHAVGPVLTVR; encoded by the coding sequence ATGAGAATCCTCTTGGCCACGGATGGCTCCCCCCAGGCCCGGGGGGCGGAGGTGCTGGCGGAGTGGCTTGGCTACAAGCTCGGCGCCAAGCTGGTGATCCTCTTCGTGCGGGATGTGCGGCTCGTGCGGGTGCCGGAGCTTTTGGACTTCGGCGCCCTCACCATCCCCGTGCCCGCTTACCGGGAGGAGTTGGAAAAGGCCCTCACCGCCAAAGGGGAAGCCCTTCTCGCCCGCCTGGCCCAAAGCGCCCAGGAGGCGGGCATTCCCGTGGAAACCCTGATGGAAACCGGGCTTCCCCACGAAGCCATCCTCCGCCATGCCCGCACCGCCGACCTCCTCGTTCTCGGACGGAGCGGGGAGGCCCATGGGGGAAGCTTCGCTGGCCTGGGGAGCACCGTGGACCGGGTGCTGCGGGTTTCCCCCACCCCGGTGCTGGTGGCCCCCGTGGACTACGTGGAGCTCACGGGGGCCCTTTTGGGCTACAACGCCTCGGAAAGCGCCGTGCGCGCCCTGCACACCCTGGCCCACTTGGCCAAGCCCCTAGGGCTTGCCGTGCGGGTGGTGAGCGTGCACGACGACCCGGTGCAGGCCTCGGCGTGGGCCCTCGAGGCGGAAACCTACCTCAAGGACCAGGGCATTCCCGCCGAGGCCTTGGCCTTTTCCGGCGACCCAGCGGAGCACCTCCTTTCCCTCCAAGGCCCGGAGGACCTTCTGGCCTTGGGGGCCCCGGTGCGGCGGCTCGTGCTGGGGAGCACGGCGGAGTACGTGGTGCGCCACGCCGTGGGGCCGGTCCTCACCGTGCGATAA
- a CDS encoding 30S ribosomal protein S1, which yields MEEKATQTPEKTFSMEEALQETEARLEKRVRPGQVLTGKVVLVGSEGVAVDIGAKTEGIIPFNQLTEKPLSEEELKNLLKPGDLVRVQVLKVDPETGQILLSRKKVEAQEHWDRIQELYEKGEPVTVTVKEKVKGGVVAELDGVQAFIPASQLDLRRIPNLDAYVGQQILAKIIELNRKKGRVLLSRRAVLEEEQKRAKEAFFQSLQPGQVVEGTVVEVTDFGAFVNLGPVDGLVHRSEITWGRFGHPREVLHKGQKVRAQVVSVDPAKERVNLSIKALIPDPWTTVAEKYPVGSRVRGKVVGLTPFGAFVEVEPGLEGLIHISELSWTKRPKHPSEVVKEGEEVEAVVLRLDPEERRLSLGLKQTQPDPWQLLVEKYPPGTVVKGKVTGVTDFGVFVELEPSMEGLVHISELDHTRVENPAALFKKGDEMEVVVLHIDPVEQRISLSRKRLLPPPPPKAEEERPRRAKGKEARGKRKSSGGRREERREYEYGAVAEYNLYDASAVPTASTSVKLGDLYGDLLASLGLEEEK from the coding sequence ATGGAAGAAAAGGCGACCCAGACCCCAGAAAAGACCTTCAGCATGGAAGAGGCCCTACAGGAAACCGAGGCCCGCTTGGAAAAGCGCGTGCGCCCCGGCCAGGTCCTGACGGGCAAAGTGGTCTTGGTGGGTTCCGAAGGCGTGGCGGTAGATATCGGCGCTAAGACGGAAGGCATCATCCCCTTCAACCAGCTCACGGAAAAGCCCCTCTCGGAAGAGGAGCTTAAGAACCTCCTCAAGCCGGGGGACCTGGTGCGGGTACAGGTGCTCAAGGTGGACCCGGAAACGGGCCAGATCCTCCTTTCCCGCAAGAAGGTTGAGGCCCAGGAGCACTGGGACCGCATCCAGGAGCTTTACGAGAAGGGCGAGCCGGTGACCGTCACGGTCAAGGAGAAGGTCAAGGGGGGCGTGGTTGCCGAGCTAGACGGCGTCCAGGCCTTCATTCCCGCCTCGCAGCTGGACCTCAGGCGCATCCCCAACCTGGACGCCTACGTGGGCCAGCAGATCCTGGCCAAGATCATTGAGCTGAACCGCAAGAAGGGAAGGGTTCTCCTCTCCCGCAGGGCGGTTTTGGAGGAGGAGCAGAAGAGGGCCAAGGAGGCCTTCTTCCAGAGCCTGCAGCCGGGCCAGGTGGTAGAGGGCACCGTGGTGGAGGTCACCGACTTTGGGGCCTTCGTCAACCTGGGGCCGGTGGACGGGCTGGTCCACCGTTCGGAGATCACCTGGGGCCGCTTCGGCCATCCCCGGGAGGTCCTGCATAAGGGGCAGAAGGTGCGGGCCCAGGTGGTGTCCGTGGACCCGGCCAAGGAGCGGGTTAACCTCTCCATCAAGGCCCTCATCCCCGATCCCTGGACCACGGTGGCGGAGAAGTACCCCGTGGGGAGCCGGGTGCGGGGCAAGGTGGTGGGGCTTACCCCCTTTGGTGCTTTCGTGGAGGTGGAGCCGGGCCTCGAGGGCCTGATCCACATCTCCGAGCTCTCCTGGACCAAGCGTCCCAAGCACCCTTCCGAGGTGGTGAAGGAGGGCGAGGAGGTGGAGGCGGTGGTCCTCCGCCTGGATCCTGAGGAGCGCCGGCTGTCCTTGGGCCTCAAGCAGACCCAGCCCGACCCCTGGCAGCTCCTGGTGGAGAAGTACCCTCCGGGCACCGTGGTGAAGGGCAAGGTCACGGGGGTCACCGACTTCGGCGTCTTCGTGGAGCTGGAGCCCAGCATGGAGGGCCTGGTCCACATCTCCGAGCTGGACCACACCCGGGTGGAAAACCCCGCCGCCCTCTTCAAGAAGGGCGACGAGATGGAGGTGGTGGTTCTCCACATTGACCCCGTGGAGCAGCGCATCTCCCTTTCGCGCAAGCGGCTCCTGCCTCCCCCGCCCCCCAAGGCGGAAGAGGAGCGCCCCCGCCGGGCCAAGGGCAAGGAGGCCCGGGGCAAGCGCAAGTCCTCTGGGGGCCGCCGGGAGGAGCGGCGGGAGTACGAGTACGGGGCGGTGGCGGAGTACAACCTTTACGATGCCTCTGCCGTGCCTACCGCCAGCACCAGCGTGAAGCTAGGCGACCTCTACGGGGACCTCCTGGCGAGCCTGGGCTTGGAAGAGGAGAAGTAA
- a CDS encoding carbohydrate ABC transporter permease, with protein MLTQRQVRLAWLLVLPTLLVVVLVAGYPLAQVFYWSLFKADIAFVEPPEFVGLENYVFLLQDPDFRQALWNTLKFTVISVSLETILGLAIALVIHSNFRGRGLVRAAILIPWAIPTVVSAKMWQWMLHDVYGVVNVLGVKLGLLSQKVAFLARPELILPSIIAVDVWKTTPFMALLLLAGLQLIPEELYEAASIDGATRWQQFWTITLPLLTPALVVALIFRTLDALRVFDVIFVMSGANPATRSLAIYNRQTLIDFQDLGYGSAISVAILALIFVFVLLYMRTIGREALR; from the coding sequence ATGCTTACCCAAAGGCAGGTCCGCCTGGCCTGGCTCCTCGTCCTCCCCACCCTTTTGGTGGTGGTCCTGGTGGCGGGCTACCCCCTGGCCCAGGTCTTCTACTGGTCTCTCTTCAAAGCCGATATCGCCTTCGTGGAGCCCCCGGAGTTCGTGGGCTTGGAAAACTACGTTTTCCTGCTCCAGGACCCGGATTTCCGCCAGGCCCTTTGGAACACGTTAAAGTTCACCGTGATCTCCGTGAGCCTGGAAACCATCCTGGGCTTGGCCATCGCCTTGGTCATCCACTCCAACTTCAGGGGCCGGGGCCTGGTGCGCGCCGCCATCCTCATCCCCTGGGCCATCCCCACGGTGGTTTCCGCCAAGATGTGGCAGTGGATGCTCCACGACGTCTACGGGGTCGTCAACGTCCTGGGTGTCAAGCTCGGCCTCCTCTCGCAGAAGGTGGCCTTCTTGGCTCGTCCTGAGCTCATCCTCCCCTCCATCATCGCCGTGGACGTGTGGAAGACCACGCCCTTCATGGCCCTCCTCCTCTTGGCTGGGCTCCAGCTTATCCCCGAGGAGCTCTACGAGGCAGCCAGCATTGACGGGGCTACCCGTTGGCAACAGTTCTGGACCATCACCCTGCCCCTCCTCACCCCCGCCCTGGTGGTGGCCCTCATCTTCCGCACCCTGGACGCCCTTCGGGTCTTTGACGTGATCTTCGTCATGAGCGGGGCGAACCCCGCCACCCGCTCTTTGGCCATCTACAACCGCCAGACCCTCATTGACTTCCAGGACCTAGGCTACGGCTCGGCCATCAGCGTGGCCATTTTGGCCCTGATCTTCGTCTTCGTCCTCCTGTACATGCGCACCATAGGAAGGGAGGCCCTCAGATGA
- a CDS encoding phage holin family protein produces MRGLLARLLLNTLALWFVTLAYPGVRFDPGAGLLDYLVAGAIWGLANALLRPVLLFLTLPLNLLTLGLFTLVVNGVVLYLVAEATALSVRGFGEAVVGALLLSLVSLFLNWLFRD; encoded by the coding sequence ATGCGCGGGCTTTTGGCAAGGCTTCTCCTGAACACCTTGGCCCTTTGGTTCGTAACCCTCGCCTACCCAGGGGTCCGGTTTGACCCTGGGGCGGGGCTTTTGGACTACCTGGTGGCGGGGGCCATCTGGGGGCTCGCCAACGCCCTCCTAAGGCCCGTCCTCCTCTTCCTCACCCTGCCCCTCAACCTCCTCACCCTGGGGCTTTTCACCTTGGTGGTGAACGGGGTCGTGCTCTACCTGGTGGCGGAGGCCACGGCGCTTTCCGTGAGGGGCTTCGGCGAGGCGGTGGTGGGGGCCTTGCTCCTCTCCCTGGTCAGCCTTTTCCTCAACTGGCTCTTTCGGGACTAG
- a CDS encoding peptidylprolyl isomerase, translated as MFGINKRVITILFGLLALAFAVGAILLFTPQAGQQARGKPVLWVNGKAVYELDLLRLQGNDPLYAANPEGLLKALVDTHFLEQVILTEALKQDAARIRVGSAEVRKEVDRIREQYGLKEKKAYEQFLNQIGFTDAQLRGEIKTQLQVQKRLEQIRSSAKPTPEEVRFYFEVHQENYKGEPRVKARQIVVDEKKLAEEIAAKAKAGEDFAALAKQYSKVGAEQGGALGAGPGEAEPKPVAKVVFPEKVAEAVFALKGPGLVGPIEAGGRYYLVKVEAYLPAKVPSFEEVKDQVEKDAAQAKGNGALEAYLEELRKKAQVRFAEDSPYTYQNPVVATVNGKEILLSQVLQPVFSNQQTAALIQQGLGELAVQFFLPQTLESLIDRELLVEEAKKSGQPFIGSKDEIAQAYVLYATRDVTATEEEARRYYAENPALFTVPASAEVVGVVFQNEAKAKAFREAALRGGDLQALAKAQEGTVTEYGTVNPNQLPAVLDRLVFKVKETFPKGPLGEVSEVVKLEDGTFAVLLVKNRQAEVLKPYPQVAEEAREGIIARKRQAKAQALIQDLRKGAKVENRLSQVLAELTPKMEEKPKEAPQETPAKP; from the coding sequence GTGTTTGGCATCAACAAACGGGTCATCACCATCCTCTTCGGTCTTCTGGCCTTGGCCTTCGCCGTGGGGGCCATCCTCCTCTTCACCCCTCAGGCGGGGCAGCAGGCGCGGGGCAAGCCCGTGCTTTGGGTGAACGGGAAGGCGGTCTACGAGCTGGACCTCCTGAGGCTCCAGGGGAACGACCCCCTCTACGCCGCCAACCCAGAGGGGCTTTTGAAGGCCCTGGTGGACACCCACTTCCTGGAGCAGGTGATCCTCACCGAGGCCCTGAAGCAGGACGCCGCCCGCATCCGGGTAGGGAGCGCCGAGGTGCGCAAGGAGGTGGACCGCATCCGGGAGCAGTACGGCCTAAAGGAGAAGAAGGCCTACGAGCAGTTCCTGAACCAGATCGGTTTCACCGATGCGCAACTCAGGGGAGAGATCAAGACGCAACTCCAGGTCCAAAAGCGCCTGGAGCAGATCCGGTCCAGCGCCAAGCCCACCCCGGAGGAGGTGCGCTTCTACTTTGAGGTCCACCAGGAAAACTACAAGGGCGAGCCCCGGGTAAAGGCGCGGCAGATCGTGGTGGACGAGAAGAAGCTGGCGGAAGAGATCGCCGCCAAGGCCAAGGCCGGGGAGGACTTCGCCGCCTTGGCCAAGCAGTACTCCAAGGTGGGGGCGGAGCAAGGGGGTGCCCTGGGGGCAGGCCCCGGGGAAGCGGAGCCCAAGCCCGTGGCCAAGGTGGTCTTCCCCGAGAAGGTGGCCGAGGCGGTCTTCGCCCTGAAGGGCCCGGGCCTGGTGGGGCCCATAGAGGCCGGGGGGCGCTACTACCTGGTCAAGGTAGAAGCGTACCTCCCCGCCAAGGTCCCGAGCTTTGAGGAGGTTAAGGACCAGGTGGAGAAGGATGCGGCCCAGGCCAAGGGGAACGGGGCCCTCGAGGCCTACCTGGAAGAGCTCCGCAAGAAAGCCCAGGTACGCTTCGCCGAGGACAGCCCCTACACCTACCAAAACCCCGTGGTGGCCACGGTGAACGGGAAGGAGATCCTCCTTTCCCAGGTGCTCCAGCCCGTCTTTTCCAACCAGCAGACGGCGGCGCTCATTCAGCAGGGCCTGGGGGAGCTGGCGGTGCAGTTCTTCCTGCCCCAGACCCTGGAGAGCCTCATTGACCGGGAACTCCTGGTGGAAGAGGCCAAGAAAAGCGGCCAGCCCTTCATCGGCAGCAAGGACGAGATCGCCCAGGCCTACGTCCTTTACGCCACCCGGGACGTGACCGCCACGGAGGAGGAGGCCAGGCGCTACTATGCGGAAAACCCCGCCCTCTTCACCGTGCCCGCCAGCGCCGAGGTGGTGGGGGTGGTCTTCCAGAACGAGGCCAAGGCCAAGGCCTTCCGCGAGGCCGCCCTGAGGGGCGGGGACCTCCAGGCCCTGGCCAAAGCCCAGGAGGGAACGGTGACGGAGTACGGCACCGTAAACCCCAACCAGCTTCCCGCCGTCCTGGACCGCCTGGTCTTCAAGGTGAAGGAAACCTTCCCCAAGGGGCCTTTGGGCGAGGTGAGCGAGGTGGTGAAGCTGGAGGACGGCACCTTCGCCGTGCTCCTCGTTAAGAACCGCCAGGCGGAGGTCCTAAAGCCCTACCCCCAGGTGGCGGAGGAGGCCCGGGAAGGGATCATCGCCCGGAAGCGGCAGGCCAAGGCCCAGGCCCTCATCCAGGACCTGAGGAAGGGGGCTAAGGTGGAAAACCGCCTGAGCCAGGTCCTGGCGGAACTCACCCCCAAAATGGAGGAAAAGCCCAAGGAGGCTCCCCAGGAAACCCCCGCCAAGCCCTAG
- a CDS encoding MFS transporter: protein MLPLLLAWLHTVNDLFSNFLSPLLPKLMAHFGVGLGTAGLLVSIYSLTGSLLQPFAGLVADRMDRRFLAALGPVLVALGMGSLGLWPRFEALLLVLGLAGLGSALFHASGASLVGEFAPAQRRGFWLSFFGSAGYLGLSLGPLVALFAVGAWGLKGLILLTPLALLPALFLLRLPPVRRRGKPAGLKDFLRVFRGDVARLWGMATLRSLVFMSFSTTLPYWYAQRGLSDAYTAFSLSVYSFSATLGAFLGGTLSDRFGRKAVLTGTLSFGLPLYLALLVLPPENPIYLVLLALTGALMNAGIPVAVALAQELEPTQTATVSGLLMGFTWGFAGLFYAPIGHLIERFGVMPVLLALGVLLVPAWGLAQRVRGGRAQEA from the coding sequence GTGTTGCCCCTCCTCCTCGCCTGGCTTCACACGGTAAACGACCTCTTCTCCAACTTCCTCAGCCCCCTTTTGCCCAAGCTCATGGCCCATTTCGGGGTGGGCCTGGGCACGGCGGGGCTTCTCGTTTCCATCTACTCCCTCACGGGAAGCCTCCTGCAACCCTTCGCCGGCCTGGTGGCCGACCGGATGGACCGAAGGTTCCTCGCCGCCTTGGGCCCGGTGCTGGTGGCCTTGGGGATGGGTTCCTTGGGGCTTTGGCCCAGGTTTGAGGCCCTCCTCCTCGTCTTGGGCCTTGCAGGGCTGGGTTCGGCCCTCTTCCACGCCTCGGGGGCGAGCCTGGTAGGGGAGTTCGCCCCAGCCCAAAGGCGGGGCTTTTGGCTTTCCTTCTTCGGCTCCGCTGGCTACCTGGGGCTTTCCTTAGGGCCCCTCGTGGCTCTTTTCGCCGTGGGGGCCTGGGGGCTAAAAGGGCTCATCCTCCTCACCCCCTTGGCCCTCCTCCCTGCCCTCTTTCTCCTCCGCCTCCCCCCGGTGCGGCGGAGGGGAAAGCCCGCAGGGCTAAAGGACTTCCTCCGGGTCTTCCGGGGGGATGTGGCGCGGCTTTGGGGCATGGCCACCTTGCGGAGCCTTGTTTTCATGAGCTTTTCCACCACCTTGCCTTACTGGTACGCCCAAAGGGGCCTGTCCGATGCCTACACCGCCTTCAGCCTTTCCGTCTACAGCTTCTCCGCCACCTTGGGGGCCTTTTTGGGCGGCACCCTTTCCGACCGCTTTGGGCGCAAGGCGGTACTCACCGGCACCCTGAGCTTTGGCCTCCCCCTTTACCTAGCCCTTCTCGTCTTGCCCCCGGAAAACCCCATCTACCTGGTGCTTCTCGCCCTCACGGGGGCCCTGATGAACGCCGGCATCCCCGTGGCCGTGGCCTTGGCCCAGGAGCTGGAGCCCACCCAGACCGCCACGGTTTCCGGCCTCCTCATGGGCTTTACCTGGGGCTTCGCCGGGCTTTTCTACGCCCCCATCGGCCACCTGATTGAGCGCTTTGGGGTGATGCCCGTCCTTTTGGCCTTGGGGGTCCTCCTCGTGCCCGCCTGGGGGCTTGCCCAGAGGGTGCGGGGAGGGAGGGCCCAGGAAGCGTAA